ACACCGCCCATGGCTCGtcgggcgcctcaaccgacaacggCGCGGAACTCTTGCGTGTCCTCGTGGACGGAACTCTGTCGTCAACACCACCGCGTGAcgtcgttgaactccgggttctcgcctgccgcttcaccatcgtcggcaGTTTGGGCAGTGCCgttgttccgcggcttccaggacgacgtcttcgaGTGGGTTGAGAcaatcaactcgctcggcacccaccacgcctggtcggaccatcaaaaatggctgattgctATCGACCGCCTTCGCaatgctgccaaggcatggcatgcctacgaaggcgtccggcagcgatcctggtcggagtggtgtgcgagGTTGACGaatctctttcgcccgctttttcaagcctgcgaccccctgcctaccgacccactgtctaccgcggatgggagctgCGGAAAACCCCTTGGACGGTACAGTTGTTCCCTGCAACCCTTGCGCAGAGAGCATCGCCGAAGGCCACGCGGTAGACAAAACACCGGCCGCGACGAGGGTTCCCCGCCACAGAGTTCCTATTCCACAATGTTACAATCGACAGTACCATCACCAGAGACCACGACCGCCTTCAAGCAACAATGGTCGGTGACGCGCCCTCCAAGACCAGCAGCGCGTGCGAACACGCAGTTACCAGGTCTTCTCGTACCTGACACGTACGTCTATCGGGAAGGTCGGGAAGAGCCCATGTCATCCATCACTGTGTTCAAAGACCCACCGGAGCCGCTAAAAATACCAGAACCCCTTCACATACTATCGTCTACCATGAAGAAGCCTGCTCCGGAACCACCTGTCATGGCACCCGATGCCCCACCCATACCACCTCTAGGGCCGTCGGACGCCCACCACTTGAATAGTGGCGAGTCCCTAAATGAAGCCGAGGTGTCTGCCAAAGTTATCATCGAAGACCGGTCACAAGAGCCCAAGTCCACCGGTGGTTCGGATGGTGACATAAGCTCACCTGACCTGGGCAGCTCTGCGGGACGAGACCTTAGGGTGGACGTAAACCCTGCCTTGCACCTGAAGCCTGCCTATGAGGCCACGGTGCTTATCTTTTCTCAACATGAAATGTCACGGCCCTCAACCTTATGGTGCAAAAGACCTCCGACTGCACGTTCAGGAGTGCGACAGGACGATCGTCGGAGGGACCTTCGTCCAGCAGCGACTATTCACTGCTACCCGCTAGTTGCGCCTTCTGCAGAGCACGTTGaattgcagcgtggccgagacctgCGGCCGCAACGAGGCAGCCAATGTCGGCCACCTGAGTCATCGATACTACAGCCACACACGCCGCGGCACGAACAAGAGAgaccacccaggcacagccagtaccgcccgccagagacgtttTCGCTAAAGATGGCGCTTCAGGGTCCAGGGCCTGTGGTCCTGCGACGACCAACGcggcacagccagtgtcgcccgccTGAAATATCTGCACTTCACCCAACACAGTCGCACAAGTACGGAGACCTGCAAAGACCGGCAAGAAACAGCCAATTCCGCCCTCCAGAGACATTTCCGCAGCCCGACTGCCATGCAatgccgcagcgtggccgagtgtaaggaaggcaGCGCCGCTCGCGCAAGGTCGTGCGCTAGGCAAGCGGAGGAGGACAACGACGAAGAAGTAGGATAagaccacccggcccgcagcaagggtgccgtctctgttctcttctttcttacacACACAAGTTTCTCCATATAAAAGGGATGGCCGACGATGCGTTTAACCAACTGGTCAAAACTGATTGTGCCACTGTCGACGTCGTTGTAATATAATATCAGTGTGTTGAGCAAGTGAGCCGTCGTCGTATCAGCTTCTAGTTGGGACCGATGCCTTATACTTCAGACACATAGGCCTGCGACCAACCACATGGACCTTCTCCGGCTGCGAAGCTAGCCACAGAACTAAAATTACGTCACAAACACGCAAAATTTTGTCACGTGACTGAAACCACATAACATCAGGTAACCACTAGTCCCGGTACTGAAAATCACGTAGCATAACGTAACAATTAGTCACGTGACATTTCCCTCCAAAAAACACGTAACAGCTATTGACGAGACTAAAATCACAACACATAACAGCtactcacgtgacatgttccctcTAAATACACGTAACAACTGTCCACGTAactgaaatcacgtaacagctagtcatgtgACATCTTCTTgcaaaatcacgtaacagctaaTCACGTCACATGTTCCCTCtgaaaaccacgtaacagctagtcacagAACTTATTTCAAGTAAAACCACGTAACTATTAGTCGCGTGAAGAAAGCCACGTAACAGCACATAACTAGTCAGGTGGCATGTATGTGCCAAACCACGTGGCACGTGCGTAGTATGGAAAACCGACCAAAATAGGATAAGAATAGCCAGATCTAGACATAATATGTACAACTAGCAAAAGCTCTGAATCTCTAGCATAAGCTTCGCATTACTAGCAAAACAGCTAGTCTGAGCACTTGCTCCTCGGTTGGTTCCAGCATTTCCCCAACTAGTGTAAGCTGCGCACAATTTTAGTGCGTAGCACTCTGGGGCCCGGCTTCTCGTCCATCTGTGGATCTCGTGTGGTGTTGTCACGCTCACACTAAAGAGCTCAATATGGGCCATGAAAAGGCTATCAATTCTCAAACCCAGATTAACATGACCGAACAAggtttaaaataatataattaacaaaaCAAACCAAGAACTGATAGCGATAATTAACCTaaacacaataaaaatatttgggaAACATGCGGCTGGTTCCGGTGTCGCCCAAGAGTACCGCTTAGCAAAGCGCGTCACCGCTTAGCACCGCTTAGCAAAGCGCACGCGTCACCGCTTAGCAAAGCGTACGATTTCTGCTCTTGCCGACTCTCTACGGCACTGCATCTGAAAGGGGAGATAACCTGACGGAACACGCTGGAGACGACACGCATCGCAATTGCCATAAGAAGGAGGAAGTCGATAAAGTGCAGTAAAAGTAACACTCATGGCGCACCTTCAACGAATTACGTcgaactatcaactgtcaaggcggcgataccccctcccgcattccaagcttactaggcatGAGTCGTCGGTTCTcgggatgctgcaggcaggttccttcccgtctcgcagcacgtttagtcactttgctgaaggcataaatccaggatccctagctgtggggcggataattgcacactcgctcatatgctctggcagttcCCGGCGTTATTTGCGCAAAGTTCAGcgcagaagaggactgggagaaggctcttaaaagccgcgagctctcagtccagctgtcggcagtccaggaggcctgcgaacgggcggagggccacggtcttccagtaccaaCACCAAAATGAAGCATGTGTTGGAACTCAAAGCAGGCGACATCCTAACCTCGGTCGAGGAGCCTCCGAGAGCCACGGATTCACGGGGGAGCCTCCGTGGCTCCCCGCGGAGGAGCCTCCGAGAGCCACTCGTGGCCGCCCACTCCGTGGGTGGCCACGAGTGGGCCGGTGGTGGTGATGTAATGAGTCATTCTTGTGTTCACGCGCAGCTCATTTACAAGCTTCGTGTGCGGCGTGTACACAGTATGTTGAAGTGTTTGGTTGCTTTACTCTTTGACCTACATGACAAATTTGGTACATGCATACCTGCATACCGAATGCACATAGGAGTAAGAGCCTTTCTCAGGCAACATGACATTTAGCTCTTGCTCTTCTTTCTGTATGGAAAAGAAATACAATAAACTTCAATTTCATTGTCATAGGTTGAGGCAGGCAGGACTGCACAGATGGCAAACGAGGCGATGTTCGACTGCTAGCCACTTACAGCTAAATATCTGAAGTTTTCGTTTAGGCGCCAACTGTAAACACTCACGTTCAGATTGGCTGAGGACCTCAGTATGGAACCGCTGACGTCGGAAATAACGAACACCCATCTGCACCGACGTCTAGCGTCCTTGACCGGAGCCCGTACGACACAATGGGAGTGTTGTTTACTGTATGGAGTGCTGTTGTGGACCTGCCCCAATGGTGAACTCCTGCTGTGGCGGAAACTAACTGAAAGGTGGTTTGAACGACAGCCAATATCGTACGCCGCCGTTAGGGCCTAGCCGGCGCCTTTCATGTGCACGAACTGGTCTGAGCATGGCTGGCTTTTTCGTGCAAGCGACGGTGGCACCAGCGCAGTGGCCGCGGTAAGTCGTGGCCAAGCTGTAAAGCGCAATATCTGCGTCATAGTTAATTGTCAACGTAGTCACGAGCGCACGGGTAAGACGGTGGACTCTTTGCTCAAGGTACGATAGTCGGTCTTACGGCTCTGACTCTCGCAGCTGTGTTAAGTTGCTGTGCCGAAGACGAGCAATCGCAGATGCGGGGTGGAGGGCGCAGCTAGACGATCGTGAGTCATATCGTCGGAGCCCTCTAGCACCATGCGTGCGTGCTGTGGTATGCATTGCAAGAACAGCTGCTGCAAAATTTCAAGCGGGCTCTCGTTTGAGTAAGCCTCACCAGTTAATTGTCGCAAGCGGTGAAGGATTTGCGATGTTCGTTGGTCACCGAGTTCTTCAGAAACTATGGCGCGATGGCGCGGGGCACTGCGGGACCATACGTTTAATGTCGTCGTGTGTAGTGGCAGAAGTCATACCCCCAAGAAGTCTTCCAAACCATGAGCGATGTCTGTGGTACCACGGCGACGACGTGCACGTTGTTTGAAGTCTTTGACGGTATACGGAGCTAGAAACGGGGCTCTGCTTGCGTAAGCCAAACTCCGAAATTCTGAACCCAAAATCTGGCCGAAGCTCCGCGCAGATGACAGGCACAGGCGAAGTCGTTGTGGTGTCATCGATGTCAGCAGGTGCTGGTATAGCATCTGGGACAGTTGTCGAAAAAAGCCTAAGCGCTCCAGTCACCACTTGTCGATAGCTAGAACAGGGACGCCTAAAGGCAAAGAGAACATCATATCTAAGTAAATTCTACCCGCACTGCTATGCAGAACGTTGCCCCAGCGGCGGCAACTCGTCGACGACCTTCAATGTCACAATGGAATGCACTGCAAGCATCTTCCCTCCCTTACCAATCTTCCTTCGCCCTTTACGTAACGACGAGCTGTGGGATGATACTCTCCGCGATGGACATCCCGAGGTCCTCCGAGCTGTAATACAGCGGGCCCGACTCATCGCTGGAGTCAtcttagggaccccggactaggggttcctcccaCGCGCTTCTTTGCCGTTCAAACATCGATAAAGACGTTTTACTCTCTCTAGAGAGCTGGTATCATTGCCTCGTCACCAAGAAAGGGCAAGGTCGAACGACCCCAAGGCTAGGAGAACCACTTATTTGAGGGGAGAAAGAATATCCATGTAAATCTTTTCGACATGACACACAATGGCGCATGACTACATGGCTTTTCGGGAAAGGAGCAAAACAAGTGACGCATGTTCGCTACTGCTTCATTTAGCTGTATGACAGCATCGTGCCAGCCACATGCTAATAAAAGTCAAGTTCATCGCACCTCAGTCGTAAACAGCTGCTTTATGCTGGCCATAAGTCGATGCGCAGAAGGCTTCACAATTTTGTAAGTTGGCATGTCCGTGCTTTTTGAAATCTTGATTATGGCGTTAACATCGCAAGAACAAAATACGTACCCGGAACTTTTCCTGCCATGACGTAGGTAGGTACTTGCGGTAATACAAATAGAACGAAGCATAAGCTCAGCAAGAATAGAAGGTCTCGGCGAAAGACTTCCATCGTAATTTACAACCTGCAAAGCAAGCCAGTATATGGCTCAATTGTCAAGCACTTGGGCGCCTCACTGGAAAATAATGATCACAGCATACAGTTCAATTCCTTGTCACATATTGCTTCATTTTGTCTGTTTTATTTGAATTTCTTTCTTGGCATTACACAAAGATCTTAAGTGCTCTTCTGAGCGAGATTTTCACTTGTTCAAGTTTAAGGCGGCGCCTTAATTTTCGGTAATTAAGCCGGGCGTATTCTACAGCTAACCATGCAAACTATTACGTCTTTGTGGGGCTCTGCTGGAAGCGAATAAGATGTGTACTTCCATCCACTTTCAGCAAAGCCTGCTAATAATCAGCACAGCACTCCGCGATACGCTTGAATACTGCTGGAATGCAAATGCTCGTTGTTATTGTAAATAAAGGGAATCTGTAAATCAGGACGTCGTATTTCAAATAAACCGATAACATTTGCTCCACCGCGAGCACGTGCAAACGTGCTCTGGCCGCCATGGCCGCCATTTAGAGCCTAATGCCCTGGCCATGACCCCGTCCATGAGAGGTTATTCGCAAGAGCCAGTTTTGTCTGCAACATCCTGTATGAAAAATTCTGAAACAAGTACAAATATGATTGTACGTTTTCAGCAATGAGTAGGCGTACTCCATGCTTGAAAGCTACTATGTTGGTGCAATACTCCCATCAGATATATGccttttattttgtattttgatCAAAATAGTAATGCAGCGTAGCGAACGCAATCTGATAGTATTTGACGTGATATGGCTTTTAGTTCAATTTGAGTTACGGCGCCAATTGCTAAAACACATCAAATGAAAACATGTAGTCAATAAATAAAGCAATTCTTGACAAACCAAGGTtactttgaatctatctatctatctatctatctatctatctatctatctatctatctatctatctatctatctatctatctatctatctatctatctagaaaAAGGATGTACACTACCACAAAACTGTTTTTTCGTAAATGTtttgatcggagaccgatctttgcGAAGACAGCAATGACGAGGTTTCGATGCGCTTTGatagcatcgtccttcgacaggGGGAAAGAATAATTtcaaaattcaaccagctcctgTTCGCCGAcacacccgccatggtggtctagtagttatggtgctcgactggtgaccctaaggtcgcggtaTAAAACCCCGGCCGTGTCAGCCGCATTTTTAGTGGAGGCGAACATGCTttaagcccgtgtacttagatttaggagcagaataaagaaccccaggcggttgcAATTTCCGGAGaactccactacggtgtccctcataatcatatcgtggtttcgggacgttaagccccaacagtTTTATTTATTCGCCGACACCggtgaaacagcgaagctggtggcctcTCCTGCGTTATGCCAAAGCAGTTCTatattttgcaagtctttcagatatgttgcatCACTTCTC
The nucleotide sequence above comes from Rhipicephalus sanguineus isolate Rsan-2018 chromosome 8, BIME_Rsan_1.4, whole genome shotgun sequence. Encoded proteins:
- the LOC119403355 gene encoding uncharacterized protein LOC119403355; this translates as MLQSTVPSPETTTAFKQQWSVTRPPRPAARANTQLPGLLVPDTYVYREGREEPMSSITVFKDPPEPLKIPEPLHILSSTMKKPAPEPPVMAPDAPPIPPLGPSDAHHLNSGESLNEAEVSAKVIIEDRSQEPKSTGGSDGDISSPDLGSSAGRDLRVDVNPALHLKPAYEATVLIFSQHEMSRPSTLWCKRPPTARSGVRQDDRRRDLRPAATIHCYPLVAPSAEHVELQRGRDLRPQRGSQCRPPESSILQPHTPRHEQERPPRHSQYRPPETFSLKMALQGPGPVVLRRPTRHSQCRPPEISALHPTQSHKYGDLQRPARNSQFRPPETFPQPDCHAMPQRGRV